The bacterium nucleotide sequence CCCCGCTCCGGTGGTGGAGAATGTTCCGACCGTAACGCCCGCACCCGGGACCGGCGCGAACGCTTCCCCCGCTCCGGTGGTGGAGAATGTTCCGACCGTAACGCCCGCACCCGGAGCCGGCGCGAAGGTTTCCCCTCCTCCGGCGGTGGAGACCGTCCCGTCCGCACCGTCCTCGCCGGATTCCGGGTTCCCCATCCGGGACGGGGGGAGGGTGAGCTCGGGCTTCGGGTTCCGGAAGGATCCTTTCACGGGCGGGATCGCGTTCCACCGCGGCATGGACATCGCGGCGGCGGCCGGGACGGCGGTCTACCCCGTCCGTGAGGGGAAAGTCACGTTCAGCGGCTACCGGAAGGGGTACGGCAACGTCGTCATCGTCGACCATGGAGACGGTTTCGTCACGAAATACGGGCACAACCGGGCCAACCTCGTCGAGGCGGGAGCCCGGGTCGGTCCCGACACGGTCTTGGCCGAGGTGGGGGCCACGGGACGCTCGACCGGTCCCCACCTCCACTTCGAGGTCTCGTACGAGGGGAAAAACGTTCGCCCGGAGACGGTTCTGGCCGGAGTCGTTAAAGGAAACGGCTAATCAACCGATAAGTATGGGAAAGGAACGTCTCATGGGGGAAATGCATGAAAATCAACGGCCACAAACCGCCGGACCATTCCGACATCGTCCGCTTGCAGAAGGCGGGGGAGAAGAACGGGTCCGCCCGGCCGGCGGGGAAGCCGGACTCCACGGACAAGGTCGACCTGTCCGTCAATGCGAAGGAGCTCGGTGACATCATGAGCGCGGTCAACAGGCTCCCCGAGGTCCGGACCGAAAAGGTGGCCGGGATCCGGAGCCGGATCGAATCCGGCAAGTACGACGTGAATCCCGTGGAAATCGCGCGGAAGATGGTCGACGAGATCGTATGAAATCCCTGGGCGCCCTCAAGACCATCCTCATGGAGCAGGAGAAGTGCTGCAAGGCACTCGTCGACCTGCTCCAGCAGGAGAGGGCGTACCTGATCGACTTCGAGGTGGTCGGGATCGAGGAACTCACGAAGGGGAAGGACACCCTCCTCCTCCGGCTGCGCCTCCTCGAGGAGGAGCGGCTCCGCCTGACCGCGGCGCTCGCCGCGGGCTCCGGCGGCCCACCCGCCGACATCACGCTCCGGGGCCTCGTCGACCGCACGGGCGACGCCGAGCTCGCGGGGATCCGCCTCAAGCTCGTTTCGCTCTCCCAGAGCATCGAGGACCTGAACAACTTCAACCGGCACCTCATCGACCGTTCGCTCGGCAGCATCCGATGCGCTACCGGCTTCTTCCAGACGTTCGGGGGGCCCCGTCCCGAGCGATCCGCAAGCGGGGCGCTCGTATCGCGGGAGACGTGACATGGCGCTCATGAACCTCCTGAACATCGGCAAATCGGCGATCTTCGCAAGCCAGGCCGCGATCAATGTCGCGTCCCACAACATCGCCAACGTCAACACCCCCGGCTATACCCGGCAGGAGGCGGTCCTCCGGATCGCAAGCCCCATCGTGCGGGTGGCGGGCGGCTACCTCGGCATGGGCGTCACCGTCTCTAGCATCGAGAGACGCTACGACCGGTTCATCTCGGGCCAGCTTCTCGGCCAGGAGCAGAACTACGGGAAGTCGTCGGTGATGGACCAGGTGCTCGGCCAGGTCGAGCAGGTCTTCAACGATACCGCCGGGGCGGGACTTTCCGATTCCATCAATGCCTTTTTCAACTCCTGGCGGACCCTTTCGGCGACCCCCGAGGATACGGCGAAGCGGACGGTCCTGATCTCGGATGCCAACACCCTCGTCGACACCATGAAACAGATGGAAAGGAACCTCCTCGGGACGATCAACGAGATGAACGGGGAGATCGCCGACGTGGCCGACCGGGTCAACGGCATCGCGACCGACATCGCCCGGCTCAACGCCCAGATCGTGCAGATCGAGTCCGGCGGCGGGAGTGCGAACGCGAACGACCTGCGGGACGCGCGGGACGGGCTGGTCACCGAGTTGTCCGGCCTCGCGGAGATCAGCACCCTGGAGGACCGGAACGGCTCCCTGACCGTCATCCTGGGGATGCGCAACCTCGTCGACCGCGAAATCGTCAACCCGGTGACGACGACCACCGGCGCGTCGGGAGACGTCGGGCTCTCCCTCGACGGCGTGGACGTGACGTCGCGGATCACCAACGGCCGCCTCGGCGGGCTCCTGGCCTCCCGGGAAGCGGTCGAGTCGGGTCCCCTCGCCGACCTGCGGCGCCTCGCCGCCGCCCTTACGGAAGAGATGAACCAGCTCCACCGCGCGGGCGTCGGGCTCGACGGCACGACGGGCAACGACTTCTTCACGCCGCTGTCGCCGCCCCTGACCGAAGCCGATGCCATATCGAACCTCGGCGTCGCGGTGTCCGATCCCCGGAAGATCGCCGCCGCGTCCGCCGCGTCCGCCCTGCCCGGGGACAACACGAACGCGCTCCGGATCGCCGGGCTCGCCGAGGCTTCCGTGGCCTCCCTCGGGAACGCGACGTTCTCCGGGTATTACGGCGGGATCGTCGCGGACGTCGGGACGCTCGCGAGGGACGCCTCCGACCTGCAGAAGTTCGATGGGAACCTCCGGTCGGAGCTTCTCAACCGGCGCGACTCCGCCTCGGGCGTATCGCTCGACGAGGAGGCGACGAACCTCATCGCCTTCCAGCGGGCGTACGAAGCGGGCGCGAAGATCATCCAGATCACGGACGAACTCCTCCAGACGGTATTGCAGATATGAGAGTTTCCTCGTCCCAGGTGTATCGCCAGGTCACCGATTCCCTGATGCGGAACCTCGCCGAGATCATTCGTCTCAACACGCAGGCGTCCTCCGGCAAAAAGATCAACAAGCCTTCGGACGATGCGGCGGGGACCGCGCGCGCGCTGGCCTACAAGGTCGCGATCGACGCCGGCGAGCAGTACGCGAAAAACATCGGCGACGCCTCCAACGCGATCGGGTTCGCCGAAAACACCCTCGGCTCCGTCTCCTCCGCCCTGGTCCGGGCGAAGGAACTCGCGGTCCTGGCCGCCAACGGGACCCAGAGCGCCGGGTCGCGTGCCGCGATCTCCAAGGAGGTCGGCCAGCTCCGGGACCAGCTCCTCGCACTCTCCAACAGCCGCTTCGGGAACGGGTACGTCTTCTCGGGCTTCAAGACGGACGTCGCCGCGTTCGACGCCTCGTTCGTCTACCAGGGAGACGCGGGGACGATCAACGTGATGGTGGACCGGAGCGTGATGATCCCGCGCAACGTCACGGGCTCCGAGGCGTTCGGGTATGCGCCGGCGGCGGAGGCGGTCGTCCAGCTCGACGCCGGTCGTCGCGCCCACTATATTCCCGGGGCCGGGACGACCGTCACCGTCGAGATCCGCGCGGCCGACGACACGACCGTCCTCGACAGCTTCCAGTTCGACAACGCGATGCAGCTCACGGATCTCCTGTCGCAGGCGCTCGCAAGCAACGACACGACGAGGATCGCCGCCCTGATGAAGCCGCTCGACGACGCGATGGGACACGTAAGCGACGTCCGGGCCGACCTCGGCGCCAGGCTCAACCGGCTGGACGACCAGGGGGTGCGGCTCGAGGACACGAAGCTCGCGACACAGACCGCGCTGTCCGGCGTCGAGGATGCCGACATCGTCTCGACCGTGAGCGACATCGCGAAAGCCAACACCGCGCTCCAGGCGCTCCAGGCGTCCTCCGCGAAGCTCCTGTCGCAATCCCTGCTCGATTTCCTCCGGTAGGAAGCGCGATAATCATGGAACAAGGGGGGGAATGACACCGGGACCAATCTCATCGGCACCGGGACGACCGCCCGAACGGGATCGGAGGCAGGATGCTGGTTCTGACACGGAAGTCGGAAGAGGCGGTGAAGATCGGCGACGAGATCACGGTGACGGTGCTTGAGGTCCGGGGGAACCAGGTACGCATCGGCATCAGCGCACCTCCCGGGGTCAGGATCTACCGGGGGGAGATCTACGAGAAGATCAAGTCGGAGAACATCGTGTCGTCCGGCCTCTCGGCCGACGATTTCGCGAGCATCAAGGAGAAGGTTCGCTGAATGGTCGCTTTCGGCACAAGCCGTTTCGGACCGGTCGAGGTGAGCGAAGACCGGGTCATCCATTTCCCGGTCGGGCTCCTCGGGTTTCCCCACATCCACCGGTATGTCCTGATCGACTACAAGGACACCCCGTTGCGGTGGCTCCAGGCCGTCGACGATCCGGATGTCGCGTTCATCGTGGCGGACCCGAAGTCGATCGCCGGCGACCGGACCGTCACGCTGGGCGGCGACGTCGTGCAATTCCTCCGGATCGAGCACGAGGACGACCTGGCGGTCCTCCTCATCCTGCGGGTGGAGGGCGGCAAGGTCATCGCCAACCTCAACGGTCCCCTCGCGATCAATTCCAGCCGGATGCTCGGAGTGCAGGCCGTCCACGACGGGGCATGAATCCCGTGCTCCCCCCTCCCGGCGTTTTCTCCTTCCACCGGGTGTCTTCATGAAGATCGACGCGGTCGCGCAGGTCGAAAACTCGCTGACCTTCCTGTCGCCCTCGGGCGAGGGGATGCGCTTCGCGGTCGGCGACGTGGTCCAGGCCGACGTCCTGTCGAACCTCTCCGACGGGAACGTATCGATCCGCATCACCACGGAATCGGGAAAGGGCGGGGTCGTCACGGCCCGGTCGGAAGTCCCGCTGGCCGAGGGGGAGAGCGTTCTCCTCAAGGTGGTGGGCGGAGAGCGCGAGGTCGCACTCAAGTTCCTGGGGGTGATCCGCGACGGGGCCGCGCCGGGAGGCGATCCCGTCGGCCTCCCCGGGATGTACCGGGAGCTTGCGTCGGAGCTTGCGGCATCCCGCATGTCCGCCATGGATACGCGCCAGGCGCAGGAGTTGATTCTCCTCCTTCCGGAAGCCGTGAAGGAGGCCGTGCCGGGGTTCGAGGCGATCGGGCGATCTCCGGCCATGGAGAAGCTGGACGGGGCGGTCCTCCGGGAGACCGTCGAGGGATCCGGCATCCTCCTCGAAACGAAACTCAAGCTTGCCGCGAAGGATCCCGTTCCGGGGGCGGACCGGAAGGAGGCGCTCCTTCGCCTGGGCGAGGTGCTGCGGGACCGGGACGTGGCCGGAGCGGTCGGCACGGCCGGGGAGAGCCCCGGAAAAGCGGGCGTGCGGGCCGACGGGCTCCTGTCCACCATCGAGTCGTTCCAGCTCGCCTCCGCGGCCCAGGGGGGCGTCTACGTTCCTCTTTCCCTCCAATGGGACGAGCTCGCCGACGGAGAGATGCTCTTCCGGAAGAGGGCGCGGGGGAAGGGCGAGTCCTACACGTGCGAAATCAACCTCGACCTGCGTCCCCTCGGGAAGATGTCCGCTTCCGTCACGATGTACGACGGCGCTTTTTTCGTTTCCCTGTCGCCGCTGAGCGAGGCCACGCGTTCCCTGATGGCTTCCCGCTCCGCGGAGGTCGAACGGCGGTTCCGGGAGGCGGGGCTGGCGCTGAAGGCGGTCAGCATCACCCGGAAGAACCGCGTGGATTTCGGAGTCCCCGCGCGGGACGGCGTGGACGTGGAGGCGTGAGGGCCTGTCCGGGAATAATGTGTGCAGATATGGGCGTTGAGTCGCCCGGCCGGCAAGGCACGAGGAAGGAGAATATCGTGAATATTCGACAGACGAGAAACGCAGCCCGCCGGGATGAATCGGCGGCCAGATCGCACAGATTATTCCTGGACAGGCCCTAAGGATGGCAAAGGGGAACCGGCAGGCCGCGGCGCTCCGGTACGCCCGGGGGATGGATTCCGCCCCCCGCCTGATGGCCAAGGGGAAAGGGGCGGTCGCGGACCGGATCCTCGAGATCGCCCGGCGAAACGGGATCCCGATCCGGGAGGACCGGGAGCTCGTCCAGGTCCTCGCTTCGCTCGACCTCTACCAGGAGATCCCGCCCGAGCTGTACAAAGCCGTTGCCGAGATCCTGGTGTTTCTCTATTCCCTCAACCGGGGGGCGATCCCGGCGCCGCCGAACGAAGCGGACCGGAGCCGCTGAGGAGGGCGGCCGGATGGCAGCCAAGTACCAGGTGTACGCGTACGGCTCCCGCAAGGCGTTCCCGGCCGAGAGCCTCTCCATCGGCACGCGCCTGCCGTTCGATGTCTACGTCAACGAAGAAAACGTCTTCCGCAAGCTGTATGTCGCGGGGCAGCTCATCGGCCCCGAAGAGAGGGCCGTACTCCGCCGGACGGGCGCCGCCGAGGCGTATGTCGACGCCAAGGATACGACCGGGCTCGATCTTTATCTCCAGCGGACGTCCTGTGAAACGCCGGCGAATCCCGAAGATCCGGAAGCGTGCCAAGAGTACTTCGAGCACAAGAGACGGTATTACCAGGTGGACCGGACGTTTCTCCTCCCCGGTTCCCGCGTCGAGTTCGGGATCTACCTCCAGTGCGACCTGCGGCTGACCCCCCTCGTGGAGGCCATGGAGGGGGAACCCGGCATCATTCCCAATGGCATCTCCGCCGCGGCAGGCGACGTCGTCATACGGAACGAGGACATACCGCTCTACCATCGGTACCTGGATACCCTTCTCGACGGGGGGGCGGAAGTCGTCCCCGTCCCGGCGGAGCGGGAGAAGATCCGCGCCGTAGTCATCAAGGAAAAATCGAAAGCCATCATCCGGGACCTGATCGAGGACCCCCGGAGCGGGGAGAACATCAAGAAGGCGGTGGGGCTCGCCACGCAGCTCACCGACTCCATCATGAGCAGCCGGGAGATCATCCATGAACTCATCTCCCTGAACAGCTACGACCTGTACACCTACACCCACTCGGTGAACGTCGCCGTCCTGTCCGTCGCGATCGGGGTCACGCACGGCATGGGGCGGGACGACGCCGGGAGCCTCGGTGTCGGCGCCCTTCTACACGACATCGGAAAGGGAGGGATCCCCACGGAAATATTGAATAAACCCGGGAAGCTCAGCGCCCCGGAGTTCGAGATCGTGAAGGGGCACGTCGTGGAGGGGGCGAAAATACTGCAGATGCACGAGGCGATCCCGCGGACCGCCACCGAGGTCGTCCTGCAGCACCACGAACGGCTTTCCGGCCGCGGATACCCGTACGGGCTGTCCGGGAGCGCCCTCAACCTGTTCGGACGGATCGCCGCGATCGCCGACTGCTACGACGCGATGACGACCCGCCGCCCGTACCAGCGGGCCTACACCCCGTACGAGGCCCTCTTCCAGATCACGAAGGAAGTCGATAACTACGACCGGAACGTACTCGAGACCTTCATCCGGATGCTCGGTAAGGTCGGGGTACCGGAAAAACCCCGCGCCGAGGCGGTTTCCCGTCCGCAGGGCTAAAGAATTCCGGGGAACGGCCGATTAATACAACAGAGGCCGAACGAGGCAAGGCTGGAGAGGGGGGAAAACCGAAGAACGCCGGGCAGGAACGCCGGCAATACAGCCGAAACGCTCGGGGGTTGAAGAAACCGCGGCTTCAAAATAAACGGGCAAGGATGCCCAAACTATTTCAAGGAGGAAATCGCAATGGCTCTTGTCATCAACACGAACATCGCCTCAATGAGTGCCCAGAGAAACCTGGTTATCAACAGCAATCAACTCGCCACCTCGGTCCAGCGGCTTTCGTCCGGTCTCCGCATCAACAGCGCGAAGGACGACGCCGCCGGCCTGGCCGTTTCCGAAAAGATCCGGGCGCAGGTCCGCAGCATCGCCGTCGCGATCCGGAACTCCCAGGACGGCATCTCCCTCGCCCAGACGAACGAAGGCGGCCTCCAGGAGATCGGGAACATCCTCGGCCGTATGCGGGAGCTTTCGGAGCAGTCCGCCAACGGCACCCTCGGTACCTCCGAGCGGAACTCGCTCGACGCGGAGTACCAGCAGCTGAGAACCGAAATCAACCGGATCTCGAGCACCACCGAATTCAACGGAACCAAGCTTCTGGACGGCACCCAGAGCGCGAGCGGAATCACCCTGCAGGTCGGGTTCCAGAACACCTCCAATGACCGGATCACGTTCTTCAGCGGGATCGGTGCGACCACCGCGGACACCCTCAGTCTGACGGCGAACATCAGCAACGTCGCGAATGCCCAGTCGAACCTCGATATGACCCAGAGCGCCATCGCCACGGTCGCTTCCAGCCGCGGCACCCTCGGCGCCGTCATGAGCCGGCTCGAGTCGACGATCGCGAACCTGCGGGTCACCTCCGAGAACCTCACCGCCGCGGATTCGGCGATCCGGGACGCGGACTTCGCATACGAGTCGTCCCAGTTCACGAGGAACCAGATCCTCGTCCAGGCGGCGAACGCGATGGTCGCTCAGGCCAACGTGCTGCCGCAGGCGGCTCTCCAACTGCTGAAGTAGCAGCGTTGAAAACCTCCGGGGAGGGGGGGATCCCCCCTCCCCGGGCGGTTCCGGGTGGATGAAATGGGCGCAAACGATAACATGGTCCTTCCGATCCCCCCCGTGGCGGTTACGGGGCCGTCGGCGAATGCCGCGGCGGGCAAGCCCGCTCCCCCTTCGCCCCCCGCCAGGAATGAAGCCGGTTCCCGACCTCCCGACAATGCCGAAGTCCAGAGGATCGTTCGTGAAGCGCTGAACGTCGAACCCCTTCCGAACCGGGAGCTCCGCATCGAGTTCGAAGACGACCTCCACCGGATCGTAGTCAAGGTCCTGGACAAGGAGAGCGGCGAAGTGATCCGGCAGATCCCGATGCCCGAGGAGCTCGCGATCGCGAAGAACATCCGGGCGCAACTCAGCAGGATGGTCCGCGAACAGCGCGCGTTCGCCGTGGACCAGGAGGTTTAAGTGGCGGCATTCTCTGTTGGCGGACTGATGTCGGGGATCGACTACAACTCCATGATCGACCAGATCATGACGCTGGAGCGGAAGCCGATCACCCTGATGCAGGGTCGGCAGGCGGATTACAACAAGAAGATCAGCGTGTACGGAGACCTCTCCTCGAAGCTGGCCGCTCTGAAGACCGCCGCGGAGGGGTTGAAAACCGCCACGAGCTTCTATGCCAGGACGGCGTCGTCGAGCGACACGACCGTCTTCAGCGCGACGGCGGCGAGTTCCGCCGCCGCGGGAAACTATTCCATCGTTGTGACCGCGCTTGCGCAGGCCCACCGGGTCGCCTCGTCGACGGTGGCGGCCGAATCGAGCACGGTAAGCGTCGCGAGCGGCAACTTCAGCTTCCATGTCGGCGCCGCCGGCGCCACGACGACGGTAGCCGTCGACACGACGACGACGCTCGCGAACCTGAGGGACGCCATCAATGCACAGGATGGGGACGCGGAGGCCACCATCATCAACGACGGGACAGGGTACCGCCTCGTCCTGACGAGCAAGACCTCCGGCGTAAGCAACCCGATCACCGTAACCGAAAACGTCACCTCCCTCGGCCTGCCGACCGGTCCTGTCGCGGGCGGGACGGAACTCCAGGCTGCCCAGGACGCCGCGTTCAGCATCGACACGTTGCCGATGACCCGGAGCACGAACACGTTTGCCGACGCGATCGGGGGCGTTACGATCACCTTGACGAAGGAGGGTTCGGGCACCCTCTCCGTGACGAACGACACGTCCGCCATCCGGGAGAAAATCGAAGGGTTCGTCACCGCCTATAACGATATCGTATCCCTCGTCTCCACCAACGCCGTTTACGACACGAAGACGAAAAAAGGCGGACCCCTGACGGGCGAGTCAACGGCGCGGGACGTTGTCAGTCGGCTGCAGGAGATCCTCGGGACTCGTGTCGCGGGGCTTCCGGATGGGTTGCGGGTGCTCTCGCAGATCGGCATCAAGACCGGCACGGACGGGAAACTCTCCATCGACAGCGCCGTGCTCAGCGACAAGATCGCGACGGACCTGGCCGGGGTGTCGGACCTGTTCAACGCCACGGGCGGGGTGGCGGACACGGTGTGGGAATACGTGGACCAGGCAACGGATGCGATCTCGGGATCCCTCGCCTACAGGACGAAGGGCCTCGGCACGATCGTTTCAAAGATCGACAGCGACATCTCGAGGGTCGAGGCCAGGCTGGCCAAGGAAGAGACGGCGCTGAGGGCGCGGTTCGCGAAGCTCGAGGCGCTGCTCGGAACGCTTACGTCCCAGAGTTCGTTCCTGACCAGCCTCGCCCTGCCCTCAAGCAAGTGATTCCGGGCGACGGGACGCAACGACATTACCAGGGATAATCACGAGGGGAGAGCGGACGATGCAGAAGTTCGATGCGTACCAGAAATCAACATTTGACACGTCGGACAACGTGAGGATCATCTCCCTTCTCTTCGACGGGGCGATCAATTTCATCAAGCTCGGGCGGGTAAAGATGGAGGAGCGCAACATCGCCGGAAAGGGGCTTTACATCGGGAAAGCCACCGCGATCGTC carries:
- the flgK gene encoding flagellar hook-associated protein FlgK, whose protein sequence is MALMNLLNIGKSAIFASQAAINVASHNIANVNTPGYTRQEAVLRIASPIVRVAGGYLGMGVTVSSIERRYDRFISGQLLGQEQNYGKSSVMDQVLGQVEQVFNDTAGAGLSDSINAFFNSWRTLSATPEDTAKRTVLISDANTLVDTMKQMERNLLGTINEMNGEIADVADRVNGIATDIARLNAQIVQIESGGGSANANDLRDARDGLVTELSGLAEISTLEDRNGSLTVILGMRNLVDREIVNPVTTTTGASGDVGLSLDGVDVTSRITNGRLGGLLASREAVESGPLADLRRLAAALTEEMNQLHRAGVGLDGTTGNDFFTPLSPPLTEADAISNLGVAVSDPRKIAAASAASALPGDNTNALRIAGLAEASVASLGNATFSGYYGGIVADVGTLARDASDLQKFDGNLRSELLNRRDSASGVSLDEEATNLIAFQRAYEAGAKIIQITDELLQTVLQI
- the flgM gene encoding flagellar biosynthesis anti-sigma factor FlgM, which translates into the protein MKINGHKPPDHSDIVRLQKAGEKNGSARPAGKPDSTDKVDLSVNAKELGDIMSAVNRLPEVRTEKVAGIRSRIESGKYDVNPVEIARKMVDEIV
- the fliD gene encoding flagellar filament capping protein FliD: MAAFSVGGLMSGIDYNSMIDQIMTLERKPITLMQGRQADYNKKISVYGDLSSKLAALKTAAEGLKTATSFYARTASSSDTTVFSATAASSAAAGNYSIVVTALAQAHRVASSTVAAESSTVSVASGNFSFHVGAAGATTTVAVDTTTTLANLRDAINAQDGDAEATIINDGTGYRLVLTSKTSGVSNPITVTENVTSLGLPTGPVAGGTELQAAQDAAFSIDTLPMTRSTNTFADAIGGVTITLTKEGSGTLSVTNDTSAIREKIEGFVTAYNDIVSLVSTNAVYDTKTKKGGPLTGESTARDVVSRLQEILGTRVAGLPDGLRVLSQIGIKTGTDGKLSIDSAVLSDKIATDLAGVSDLFNATGGVADTVWEYVDQATDAISGSLAYRTKGLGTIVSKIDSDISRVEARLAKEETALRARFAKLEALLGTLTSQSSFLTSLALPSSK
- a CDS encoding flagellar protein FlaG is translated as MGANDNMVLPIPPVAVTGPSANAAAGKPAPPSPPARNEAGSRPPDNAEVQRIVREALNVEPLPNRELRIEFEDDLHRIVVKVLDKESGEVIRQIPMPEELAIAKNIRAQLSRMVREQRAFAVDQEV
- a CDS encoding peptidoglycan DD-metalloendopeptidase family protein gives rise to the protein PAPVVENVPTVTPAPGTGANASPAPVVENVPTVTPAPGAGAKVSPPPAVETVPSAPSSPDSGFPIRDGGRVSSGFGFRKDPFTGGIAFHRGMDIAAAAGTAVYPVREGKVTFSGYRKGYGNVVIVDHGDGFVTKYGHNRANLVEAGARVGPDTVLAEVGATGRSTGPHLHFEVSYEGKNVRPETVLAGVVKGNG
- a CDS encoding HD-GYP domain-containing protein encodes the protein MAAKYQVYAYGSRKAFPAESLSIGTRLPFDVYVNEENVFRKLYVAGQLIGPEERAVLRRTGAAEAYVDAKDTTGLDLYLQRTSCETPANPEDPEACQEYFEHKRRYYQVDRTFLLPGSRVEFGIYLQCDLRLTPLVEAMEGEPGIIPNGISAAAGDVVIRNEDIPLYHRYLDTLLDGGAEVVPVPAEREKIRAVVIKEKSKAIIRDLIEDPRSGENIKKAVGLATQLTDSIMSSREIIHELISLNSYDLYTYTHSVNVAVLSVAIGVTHGMGRDDAGSLGVGALLHDIGKGGIPTEILNKPGKLSAPEFEIVKGHVVEGAKILQMHEAIPRTATEVVLQHHERLSGRGYPYGLSGSALNLFGRIAAIADCYDAMTTRRPYQRAYTPYEALFQITKEVDNYDRNVLETFIRMLGKVGVPEKPRAEAVSRPQG
- a CDS encoding flagellar hook-length control protein FliK, whose translation is MKIDAVAQVENSLTFLSPSGEGMRFAVGDVVQADVLSNLSDGNVSIRITTESGKGGVVTARSEVPLAEGESVLLKVVGGEREVALKFLGVIRDGAAPGGDPVGLPGMYRELASELAASRMSAMDTRQAQELILLLPEAVKEAVPGFEAIGRSPAMEKLDGAVLRETVEGSGILLETKLKLAAKDPVPGADRKEALLRLGEVLRDRDVAGAVGTAGESPGKAGVRADGLLSTIESFQLASAAQGGVYVPLSLQWDELADGEMLFRKRARGKGESYTCEINLDLRPLGKMSASVTMYDGAFFVSLSPLSEATRSLMASRSAEVERRFREAGLALKAVSITRKNRVDFGVPARDGVDVEA
- a CDS encoding flagellar protein FlgN, with protein sequence MKSLGALKTILMEQEKCCKALVDLLQQERAYLIDFEVVGIEELTKGKDTLLLRLRLLEEERLRLTAALAAGSGGPPADITLRGLVDRTGDAELAGIRLKLVSLSQSIEDLNNFNRHLIDRSLGSIRCATGFFQTFGGPRPERSASGALVSRET
- the csrA gene encoding carbon storage regulator CsrA, whose amino-acid sequence is MLVLTRKSEEAVKIGDEITVTVLEVRGNQVRIGISAPPGVRIYRGEIYEKIKSENIVSSGLSADDFASIKEKVR
- a CDS encoding flagellin: MALVINTNIASMSAQRNLVINSNQLATSVQRLSSGLRINSAKDDAAGLAVSEKIRAQVRSIAVAIRNSQDGISLAQTNEGGLQEIGNILGRMRELSEQSANGTLGTSERNSLDAEYQQLRTEINRISSTTEFNGTKLLDGTQSASGITLQVGFQNTSNDRITFFSGIGATTADTLSLTANISNVANAQSNLDMTQSAIATVASSRGTLGAVMSRLESTIANLRVTSENLTAADSAIRDADFAYESSQFTRNQILVQAANAMVAQANVLPQAALQLLK
- the flgL gene encoding flagellar hook-associated protein FlgL — protein: MRVSSSQVYRQVTDSLMRNLAEIIRLNTQASSGKKINKPSDDAAGTARALAYKVAIDAGEQYAKNIGDASNAIGFAENTLGSVSSALVRAKELAVLAANGTQSAGSRAAISKEVGQLRDQLLALSNSRFGNGYVFSGFKTDVAAFDASFVYQGDAGTINVMVDRSVMIPRNVTGSEAFGYAPAAEAVVQLDAGRRAHYIPGAGTTVTVEIRAADDTTVLDSFQFDNAMQLTDLLSQALASNDTTRIAALMKPLDDAMGHVSDVRADLGARLNRLDDQGVRLEDTKLATQTALSGVEDADIVSTVSDIAKANTALQALQASSAKLLSQSLLDFLR
- a CDS encoding EscU/YscU/HrcU family type III secretion system export apparatus switch protein — translated: MAKGNRQAAALRYARGMDSAPRLMAKGKGAVADRILEIARRNGIPIREDRELVQVLASLDLYQEIPPELYKAVAEILVFLYSLNRGAIPAPPNEADRSR
- the fliW gene encoding flagellar assembly protein FliW — protein: MVAFGTSRFGPVEVSEDRVIHFPVGLLGFPHIHRYVLIDYKDTPLRWLQAVDDPDVAFIVADPKSIAGDRTVTLGGDVVQFLRIEHEDDLAVLLILRVEGGKVIANLNGPLAINSSRMLGVQAVHDGA